The Kordia sp. SMS9 genome window below encodes:
- a CDS encoding thioesterase family protein, which produces MKDFPKILESNSRIRFQDCDPLNHLNNSKYLDYLINAREDQLIAHYDLNIFENAKKTGTTWVVGSHQIAYVRPANVMETVTIQSQLIQYGNKQLLVEIRMYNEEKTELKAVMWSSFVHFNVLTGKAHEHNAHFMSLFENVQLPVNELDFNMRVKSLRMAIVS; this is translated from the coding sequence ATGAAAGACTTCCCAAAAATTTTAGAAAGTAACTCTAGAATCCGATTTCAAGATTGTGATCCTTTAAATCACCTCAACAACAGTAAATACTTAGATTACCTCATCAACGCACGTGAAGATCAATTAATAGCACATTACGACTTAAACATCTTTGAAAATGCTAAAAAGACAGGCACAACGTGGGTTGTTGGATCGCATCAAATCGCTTATGTACGTCCTGCAAATGTAATGGAAACTGTCACGATTCAATCACAATTAATTCAATACGGCAACAAACAATTACTCGTAGAAATTCGCATGTACAATGAAGAAAAAACCGAATTAAAAGCGGTGATGTGGAGTTCGTTTGTGCATTTTAATGTCCTAACAGGCAAAGCACACGAACACAATGCGCATTTTATGTCCCTTTTTGAAAACGTACAACTTCCTGTAAATGAGTTAGATTTTAACATGCGTGTAAAAAGTTT
- a CDS encoding TetR/AcrR family transcriptional regulator has product MITKAEKTATFIVETVAPIFNKNGYAATSISDLTKATGLTKGAIYGNFKNKEELAIAAFKFMVKLLMKELVKHMDKSDSPIEKLFLITDFYRNYYLYTNKMGGCPILNVGVDANHQNSLLLQKVRTIIQRIQDQLATIIENGIECGEISTEVNAMYAAKRIDTMIQGAIFMAYTMDDDFYIQDTMNQIDTMIQNELKA; this is encoded by the coding sequence ATGATCACCAAAGCCGAAAAAACTGCCACTTTTATTGTAGAAACCGTCGCGCCTATTTTTAATAAGAATGGCTACGCGGCAACAAGCATTTCTGATCTTACCAAAGCAACTGGTTTGACAAAAGGTGCAATTTATGGCAACTTTAAAAACAAAGAAGAATTGGCAATTGCAGCTTTCAAGTTCATGGTAAAGCTGTTAATGAAAGAGTTGGTGAAGCACATGGACAAAAGCGATTCTCCCATTGAAAAGCTATTTTTAATCACAGATTTTTACCGCAATTATTACTTGTACACAAACAAAATGGGCGGTTGTCCTATTTTAAATGTTGGCGTAGACGCGAACCATCAAAATTCACTGCTTTTACAGAAAGTCCGCACGATCATTCAACGCATTCAAGATCAACTAGCAACGATTATAGAAAATGGAATTGAATGTGGAGAAATTTCCACCGAAGTCAACGCAATGTATGCCGCAAAACGAATTGACACCATGATTCAAGGCGCGATTTTTATGGCATATACGATGGACGACGATTTTTACATTCAAGATACCATGAACCAAATTGATACCATGATACAAAACGAACTTAAAGCATAA
- a CDS encoding adenylate/guanylate cyclase domain-containing protein codes for MLSPRLKRYLTQILPFGIIWFLFGLIFLIVEFAATKNYNYLPKGVIEVNLQIFIFAMIAVVFVGFVIGTIEVVFLKRIFAKSTFLKKILGKLAIYSVFLFIIVIIMFPIAVSIELHTSITDAVVWQKLSDYLQSIGFLSTGFQMFISLAASLFYAELSENIGYGVLANFIRGKYHTPKEENRIFMFLDMKSSTAIAEQLGHVTYFKLLKEYYYTLSDAVITHSGEIYQYVGDEMVVSWTYKNGIHNNNCIECFFTMKKDLQAKHAKFQKKFGIQPQFKAGLHLGTVTTGEIGNVKKEIIFTGDVLNATARIQSLCNALEVDILISKELKGTLQLEAKFQVTSLGDNKLRGKIQAKELYTLQKK; via the coding sequence ATGCTTTCACCAAGACTGAAAAGATATCTGACACAAATTCTACCTTTTGGAATCATTTGGTTTCTCTTCGGACTTATTTTTTTGATTGTAGAGTTTGCTGCCACTAAAAATTATAATTACTTACCAAAAGGAGTCATTGAAGTCAATTTGCAAATTTTCATTTTTGCAATGATTGCAGTAGTTTTCGTCGGTTTTGTCATTGGAACAATTGAAGTTGTTTTTTTAAAACGAATCTTTGCTAAAAGTACCTTCCTAAAAAAGATTCTAGGAAAACTTGCCATATACTCTGTATTTCTATTCATTATTGTCATCATCATGTTTCCCATCGCGGTAAGCATTGAGTTACATACAAGTATCACAGATGCTGTTGTTTGGCAAAAACTCTCCGATTATTTACAAAGTATTGGTTTTTTAAGTACAGGTTTTCAAATGTTTATTTCGTTAGCGGCTTCCCTATTTTATGCAGAGCTCAGCGAAAATATTGGATATGGTGTATTGGCAAACTTTATCCGAGGAAAATATCATACACCAAAAGAAGAAAACCGAATCTTTATGTTTTTAGACATGAAATCCTCCACAGCAATTGCCGAACAACTCGGACATGTTACCTATTTTAAATTACTGAAAGAATATTACTACACATTATCAGATGCCGTGATTACACATTCGGGAGAAATTTATCAATATGTTGGTGATGAAATGGTGGTTTCATGGACTTATAAAAATGGAATTCACAATAACAACTGTATTGAATGTTTCTTTACCATGAAAAAAGATCTACAGGCAAAACACGCAAAATTTCAAAAAAAGTTTGGCATTCAACCACAATTCAAAGCGGGTTTGCACTTAGGAACCGTAACCACAGGTGAGATTGGAAACGTAAAAAAAGAAATCATCTTCACAGGCGACGTTCTCAATGCAACTGCAAGAATTCAATCGCTTTGCAATGCCTTAGAAGTGGATATTCTCATCTCAAAAGAGTTAAAAGGCACTTTACAACTTGAAGCAAAATTTCAAGTTACATCGCTTGGAGACAATAAACTACGCGGAAAAATTCAAGCTAAAGAACTGTATACACTTCAAAAAAAGTAA
- the clpB gene encoding ATP-dependent chaperone ClpB: MNFNNYTIKSQEAVQQAQQLTQTYGHQQIENEHLFKAIVEVDDNVLPFLLKKLNVNVSLLEQILESTLNSFPKVSGTNIMLSPNTGKTLTDASIVAKEMNDEFVSTSHLILAIFKSNSKIAQILKDQGVTEKGLKSAIQELRKGERVTSATAEETYNSLNKYANNLNQLANDGKLDPVIGRDEEIRRVLQILSRRTKNNPILVGEPGVGKTAIAEGLAHRIIQGDVPENLKDKQIYSLDMGALIAGAKFKGEFEERLKAVIKEVTSADGDIVLFIDEIHTLVGAGGGQGAMDAANILKPALARGELRAIGATTLDEYQKYFEQDKALERRFQKITVTEPDTESAISILRGIKEKYETHHKVRIKDEAIIAAVELSQRYITNRFLPDKAIDLIDEAASKLRMEINSKPEELDVLDRRIMQLEIEIEAIKRENDEAKLKALNLELANIKDERNEIFAKWQSEKDVVDQVQATKEAIENYRAEAERAEREGNYGKVAELRYGKIKEAQAKLDQLQQDLEAQEEHALIKEEVTNEDIAEVVAKWTGIPVTKMLQSEREKLLQLEQELHKRVVGQEEAITAVSDAVRRSRAGLQDANRPIGSFLFLGMTGVGKTELAKALASYLFDDENAMTRIDMSEYQESHSVSRLVGAPPGYVGYDEGGQLTEAVRRRPYSVVLLDEIEKAHPDTFNILLQVLDEGRLTDNKGRVADFKNSIIIMTSNMGSHIIEEKFKAMQDMYSATEAAKVEVLGLLKKAVRPEFLNRIDDIVMFTPLTQHDIKEIVRLQIKKTIKMLAKQQITLDATEEAISYLAQQGFDPQFGARPVKRVIQRKVLNALSKEILSGKVTADSIILLDEFNEELVFRNQTDLIEN; the protein is encoded by the coding sequence ATGAATTTTAACAATTATACTATAAAATCACAAGAAGCTGTACAACAAGCACAGCAATTGACACAAACATACGGACATCAACAAATTGAAAACGAACATTTGTTCAAAGCCATTGTGGAGGTAGACGACAATGTACTGCCTTTTTTACTGAAGAAACTCAACGTAAATGTTTCACTTTTAGAACAAATTTTAGAAAGTACGCTCAACAGTTTTCCAAAGGTAAGTGGCACCAACATCATGCTGTCTCCCAATACAGGAAAAACCTTGACGGATGCAAGTATTGTTGCCAAAGAAATGAACGACGAATTTGTTTCGACTTCACACTTAATCTTGGCTATTTTTAAATCGAATAGTAAAATTGCACAGATTTTAAAAGATCAAGGAGTAACGGAAAAAGGCTTAAAAAGCGCCATTCAAGAACTGCGCAAAGGCGAACGTGTAACCTCGGCTACTGCAGAAGAAACCTATAATTCACTCAACAAATACGCAAACAACTTGAACCAATTGGCAAACGATGGAAAACTCGATCCAGTCATTGGTCGTGATGAAGAAATCCGTAGAGTATTGCAAATTCTTTCCCGTAGAACCAAAAACAATCCAATCTTGGTAGGTGAACCTGGTGTGGGTAAAACCGCTATTGCAGAAGGATTAGCGCATCGAATCATTCAAGGTGATGTTCCTGAAAATTTAAAGGACAAACAAATCTACTCGCTCGATATGGGCGCATTGATCGCTGGAGCTAAATTTAAAGGTGAATTCGAAGAACGTTTAAAAGCCGTCATCAAAGAAGTGACTTCGGCAGATGGCGATATTGTCCTTTTCATTGATGAAATTCACACACTTGTGGGTGCTGGTGGTGGACAAGGCGCGATGGACGCCGCAAACATCTTAAAACCTGCACTGGCACGTGGAGAACTGAGAGCAATCGGTGCCACTACTTTGGACGAATATCAAAAATATTTTGAGCAAGACAAAGCGCTAGAACGTCGTTTTCAGAAAATTACCGTAACAGAACCTGATACGGAAAGTGCGATTTCTATTTTAAGAGGAATCAAAGAAAAATACGAAACACATCACAAAGTGCGTATCAAAGACGAAGCAATTATTGCTGCGGTAGAATTATCACAACGATACATTACAAATCGTTTCTTGCCCGACAAAGCCATTGATTTAATTGATGAAGCGGCTTCCAAATTGCGCATGGAAATCAACTCAAAACCCGAAGAATTGGATGTGCTCGACAGACGCATCATGCAATTGGAAATTGAGATTGAAGCCATAAAACGTGAAAATGATGAAGCCAAACTCAAAGCGTTAAATTTAGAATTGGCAAACATCAAAGACGAACGCAATGAAATTTTTGCCAAATGGCAATCTGAAAAAGATGTGGTAGATCAAGTGCAGGCAACGAAAGAAGCTATTGAGAACTATCGCGCGGAAGCGGAAAGAGCCGAACGTGAAGGAAACTACGGAAAAGTAGCCGAATTGCGTTATGGAAAAATTAAAGAAGCACAAGCAAAGTTAGATCAATTGCAGCAAGATTTAGAAGCGCAAGAAGAACATGCATTGATCAAAGAAGAAGTCACTAACGAAGATATTGCGGAAGTAGTGGCAAAATGGACAGGAATTCCTGTGACAAAAATGCTGCAAAGCGAACGCGAAAAATTATTACAACTAGAACAAGAATTGCACAAACGTGTGGTGGGACAAGAAGAAGCGATTACCGCAGTTTCAGACGCAGTTCGTAGAAGTCGCGCCGGATTGCAAGACGCCAATCGCCCAATTGGATCGTTTCTTTTCTTAGGAATGACAGGTGTCGGAAAAACCGAATTGGCAAAAGCACTTGCCTCCTATTTATTTGATGATGAAAACGCCATGACCCGTATTGACATGAGCGAATACCAAGAATCGCATTCGGTAAGTAGATTGGTAGGCGCGCCTCCAGGATATGTTGGGTACGACGAAGGCGGACAATTGACAGAAGCCGTGCGCCGCAGACCGTATTCTGTGGTACTTTTAGACGAAATTGAAAAAGCACATCCAGATACGTTCAACATCTTATTACAAGTATTGGACGAAGGACGTTTGACAGATAATAAAGGAAGAGTTGCCGATTTTAAAAACTCCATCATCATCATGACGTCGAATATGGGAAGTCACATCATAGAAGAAAAATTCAAAGCGATGCAAGACATGTACAGCGCTACAGAAGCTGCCAAAGTCGAAGTCTTAGGTTTGTTGAAAAAAGCAGTGCGACCAGAGTTTTTAAATCGTATTGATGACATTGTGATGTTTACGCCATTGACGCAACACGATATTAAGGAAATTGTACGTTTGCAGATTAAGAAAACGATCAAAATGTTGGCAAAACAACAAATTACACTTGATGCGACTGAGGAAGCAATTTCATACTTAGCACAACAAGGATTTGATCCGCAATTTGGCGCGCGACCTGTAAAACGTGTCATTCAGCGTAAAGTATTAAATGCACTTTCCAAGGAAATACTCAGTGGAAAAGTCACAGCAGATAGTATTATTTTGTTAGATGAATTCAATGAGGAATTGGTATTCAGAAATCAAACAGATTTGATAGAAAATTAA
- the ytxJ gene encoding bacillithiol system redox-active protein YtxJ has translation MGIFNKIFGSSDASDTPEPSKVTWMPLTDLLQLDTIVEESKTKPVAIFKHSTRCGISRMVINQFEKAYDLEEHQMNVYYLDLLNYRPISQEIATRFQVWHESPQLIVVKNGITVAHASHSQINGVALEQFV, from the coding sequence ATGGGAATATTCAATAAAATTTTTGGAAGTTCTGACGCTTCCGACACACCTGAACCTTCAAAAGTGACATGGATGCCGTTGACAGATCTATTACAATTAGATACCATTGTAGAAGAATCGAAAACGAAACCTGTTGCAATTTTTAAGCATAGCACACGATGCGGAATTAGCAGAATGGTGATCAATCAGTTTGAAAAAGCTTATGATTTGGAGGAACATCAGATGAACGTGTATTATTTAGATTTGTTGAATTACCGTCCAATCTCCCAAGAAATTGCTACGCGTTTTCAGGTATGGCACGAAAGTCCACAATTAATCGTTGTTAAAAATGGTATCACCGTAGCACACGCTTCACACAGTCAGATTAATGGAGTTGCTTTAGAACAGTTTGTGTAA
- a CDS encoding AraC family transcriptional regulator has translation MSTTINIWIMLFFAFAIQAFILGILFFLKPKGDRVANSIFGVFLLLFSYNQLFNCAYWSGYEGSYIEHMSFTNFIPWVSYGPLLYIYIKRVLKSTFTWRDLGHLLPLIWVFFVYGRFYFLSYDMKLELAATNGYAEYVNWWPIPRYNMVDVVTLLMLLYAGKMYFLYRKEKQKVDEKQRLWIKSLWLCFTGYALVFLTYFLLIYFRLITISNDYLIGYAMVFFIGIVSYFSFMQPSIFSGETKIPFVKYQNNGLSSSIAVEMKDKLISLMEADQLFLDSSLTLDVLSERLNLSRHHTSQLINEHFQVNFFEFVNNYRIQEAIKLLQDKKSNLNINQIIYAAGFNNRTSFYNAFRKKTGISPKSYRNKHV, from the coding sequence ATGAGTACTACCATTAATATATGGATAATGCTGTTTTTTGCATTTGCCATACAAGCCTTTATTCTTGGAATTTTATTCTTTTTAAAACCTAAAGGTGATCGTGTTGCCAATAGTATCTTTGGCGTTTTCTTATTGTTATTTTCTTACAATCAATTATTTAATTGCGCCTATTGGTCAGGATATGAAGGTTCGTACATAGAACACATGTCGTTTACCAATTTTATTCCTTGGGTTTCGTATGGCCCTTTGTTGTACATTTATATAAAACGCGTGTTAAAAAGTACTTTTACTTGGCGCGATTTGGGACATTTACTTCCATTAATTTGGGTGTTTTTTGTGTACGGACGTTTTTATTTTTTATCCTATGATATGAAATTGGAACTCGCTGCTACGAACGGTTATGCCGAATATGTAAACTGGTGGCCAATTCCGCGCTATAATATGGTTGATGTAGTTACCTTGCTCATGTTGTTGTATGCGGGAAAGATGTACTTTTTATATCGAAAAGAGAAACAGAAAGTAGATGAAAAACAACGTTTGTGGATTAAGTCGTTGTGGCTTTGTTTTACAGGATATGCGTTGGTTTTTTTAACATATTTTCTATTAATTTATTTTAGATTAATCACCATTTCGAACGATTACCTTATTGGGTATGCGATGGTGTTTTTTATAGGAATTGTGTCGTATTTTAGCTTTATGCAACCAAGTATATTTTCGGGCGAAACTAAAATTCCGTTTGTAAAATATCAGAATAACGGTTTATCGTCGTCAATTGCAGTGGAAATGAAAGATAAATTGATTTCATTAATGGAAGCTGATCAATTATTTTTAGATAGTTCGCTTACGCTAGATGTGTTATCGGAGCGTTTGAACCTGTCGCGACATCATACTTCGCAATTAATTAACGAGCATTTTCAGGTAAACTTCTTCGAATTTGTCAATAATTATCGGATACAGGAAGCTATCAAGCTGTTGCAAGACAAAAAAAGCAACTTAAACATCAATCAAATTATTTACGCTGCTGGATTTAACAATCGGACTTCTTTTTACAACGCATTCCGAAAAAAGACAGGCATTTCGCCTAAATCTTACAGAAATAAACACGTATAA
- a CDS encoding class I lanthipeptide → MKKHEFKSGLSLKKSVISNLHSSQLKGGTIGLESVDRLHCETEDCTQNCFTILYTNCYQCPNTTC, encoded by the coding sequence ATGAAAAAACACGAATTCAAATCAGGTTTATCACTCAAGAAGTCTGTGATTTCAAATCTTCATAGTTCGCAACTCAAAGGCGGAACTATTGGATTGGAATCGGTAGACAGATTGCATTGTGAGACAGAAGATTGCACACAAAACTGTTTTACCATTTTGTACACCAATTGTTATCAGTGTCCAAACACAACCTGTTAA
- a CDS encoding ABC transporter substrate-binding protein, whose protein sequence is MKKNYILIFVFLCTLVGFAQDKEVIRLGVKKAIPDAETEDLIDSRDYNYVDAFEYEVLKLLKNYSEKSEQYVIDFVPVEQSAKSKEIKTGIHIDALLYTFSITEDRKKDTIHFSKPYFFNKAIGVITNNEDIDINNIEDSQIQIGVVEGTIPQDELNVLKGRNNTNLVIVPFKNHGKLIEALRSKRIQAAAGDVSRLIFDVNEGDFYFGGNLPTKRAKVKDGYGIGITPKKQELKRFFDDFVTVNQTEIEDIEEKWLSTAIEDAYQSYYNKDKSKLQTFIYYSIIGAVLFLLITGLVFYKVITSKNKKINKISQDQHHKKLNEVFSIYEKKGRANVDAEGIAEIGIHFFKNAKKITYVGSGGFLADPELGPKWSEALYEFLDKEETTLTRVVDFPEMCVDEENEISFDQTDNFFPQKLEDQYIYRYLKWVCIQYHCLQHYEDLKIHNSRGAALWGYGIVIMIKDDNEVLFFTTNKNTKIGSSIQDKILASQIYKVISDIVELGTAVNEDKFKKMFFMEDQRLVILKNKIDASTQRKLDPKLLKEIDKTCRDIAGL, encoded by the coding sequence ATGAAAAAAAATTACATTCTTATATTCGTTTTTTTATGCACTTTAGTTGGATTTGCTCAAGATAAAGAAGTCATTCGATTGGGTGTAAAAAAAGCAATTCCCGATGCAGAAACGGAGGATCTGATAGATAGTCGCGATTATAATTATGTAGATGCTTTTGAATATGAAGTCCTCAAATTGCTTAAAAATTATAGTGAAAAAAGTGAACAATATGTAATTGATTTTGTTCCAGTAGAGCAGAGTGCCAAGTCTAAGGAAATTAAAACAGGAATTCATATTGATGCCTTATTGTACACTTTTTCAATCACAGAAGATCGCAAAAAAGATACGATTCATTTTTCTAAACCTTATTTTTTTAACAAAGCTATTGGAGTAATTACTAATAATGAGGATATTGATATTAACAATATTGAAGATTCACAAATTCAAATAGGTGTTGTAGAAGGCACCATTCCACAAGATGAGCTTAACGTATTAAAAGGCAGAAATAATACCAACTTAGTGATTGTACCTTTTAAAAATCATGGAAAACTAATAGAAGCATTGCGATCAAAAAGAATACAAGCCGCCGCAGGAGATGTGAGCAGACTTATTTTTGATGTGAATGAAGGCGATTTTTATTTTGGCGGAAATTTGCCTACCAAACGAGCTAAAGTAAAAGATGGTTATGGAATTGGCATTACGCCGAAAAAACAGGAGTTGAAACGTTTTTTTGATGATTTTGTGACTGTCAACCAAACAGAAATTGAAGATATCGAAGAAAAATGGTTGTCTACGGCCATTGAAGACGCATACCAATCATACTACAATAAAGATAAAAGTAAATTGCAGACATTTATCTATTATTCTATAATTGGAGCTGTATTATTTTTACTAATTACGGGTTTGGTTTTTTATAAAGTCATCACCTCAAAAAACAAAAAAATAAACAAAATAAGTCAAGATCAGCATCATAAAAAACTCAATGAAGTTTTCTCCATATATGAAAAGAAAGGGCGTGCAAATGTCGATGCTGAAGGAATTGCAGAAATAGGAATTCACTTCTTTAAAAATGCTAAAAAAATAACCTATGTAGGTTCAGGAGGTTTTTTAGCAGATCCAGAATTGGGTCCAAAATGGTCAGAAGCATTATATGAATTTTTAGACAAAGAAGAAACCACACTTACGCGAGTTGTAGACTTCCCTGAAATGTGTGTAGATGAAGAAAATGAAATTTCTTTTGATCAAACAGATAATTTTTTTCCTCAAAAGTTGGAAGATCAATATATTTACAGATATTTAAAATGGGTGTGTATACAATATCATTGTTTACAACATTATGAAGATCTAAAAATTCATAATTCAAGAGGTGCAGCTTTGTGGGGTTATGGAATTGTAATTATGATAAAAGATGATAACGAAGTGTTATTCTTTACCACCAATAAAAACACAAAAATAGGTTCAAGTATTCAAGATAAAATCTTAGCTTCACAGATTTACAAAGTAATATCTGATATTGTGGAATTAGGAACTGCCGTCAATGAGGATAAATTCAAAAAAATGTTTTTTATGGAAGATCAACGATTAGTAATCTTAAAAAATAAAATAGACGCTTCAACTCAGCGGAAACTTGATCCTAAATTACTTAAAGAAATAGACAAAACTTGTAGAGATATTGCAGGACTTTAA
- a CDS encoding sulfite exporter TauE/SafE family protein: protein MCDPLIYILLGLAVGYIGGFAGIGGGPFLVSFLVLYCGMSQLAAQGNVLTMMLGPMSLLGVMSLYGYVKQQWLNIIVGVIAYCICSYFGAIFAFYIGETDLKYYFAVLLIIIALLQFKSFIRKNTKVADKDHISVYWIAFLAACTGILGGLFGIGAGVLMVPILIGIFKLKKEYARALSLAILIPPVSYGAFVKYNFENPVDWQLVGILFGTYFIANFFGAKMGSKVSGQAFTFIYGFILLSIAIIYLV, encoded by the coding sequence ATGTGTGATCCACTTATTTACATACTTCTCGGCTTAGCAGTCGGTTATATTGGCGGTTTCGCGGGCATTGGCGGTGGACCGTTTTTAGTCTCATTTCTAGTCTTGTACTGCGGAATGTCACAATTGGCAGCACAAGGAAATGTCTTGACGATGATGTTAGGTCCCATGAGTTTACTCGGCGTCATGTCGCTCTACGGCTACGTAAAACAACAATGGCTCAATATTATAGTGGGCGTCATTGCGTATTGTATTTGCTCGTATTTCGGTGCCATATTTGCCTTTTATATTGGAGAAACGGACTTAAAATACTATTTCGCGGTGTTGTTGATTATCATTGCATTATTACAATTCAAATCTTTTATAAGGAAAAATACAAAAGTGGCCGATAAAGATCATATTTCAGTCTATTGGATTGCATTTTTAGCTGCGTGTACAGGAATTTTAGGTGGTTTGTTCGGTATTGGAGCGGGCGTATTAATGGTTCCGATTTTAATTGGAATCTTCAAACTTAAAAAAGAATATGCACGTGCGTTGAGTTTAGCAATCTTAATTCCACCTGTGAGTTATGGCGCTTTTGTAAAATATAACTTTGAAAATCCTGTCGATTGGCAATTGGTAGGAATTCTTTTTGGAACCTATTTTATCGCAAATTTCTTCGGAGCAAAAATGGGAAGCAAAGTTTCAGGACAAGCATTCACTTTCATTTATGGATTCATCTTACTTTCCATCGCAATTATTTATCTAGTATAA
- a CDS encoding polysaccharide lyase family 7 protein encodes MKYFLVQQHQKLVKIIMLIAFMLCFSCQTDELVQVEEEATIVDNGKVPLTAKNGEIIPISVSANGDDGNVPQNTLDGNLGTRWSSNGYNGKYITYDLGSVKSVSSVKLAFYKGNQRKAYFKIRVGTSIYNLQTVVDKKSSGSSGNTTGLETYTFNSVDVRYVRISCFGNSSSSWNSITETEIYGAGGTDPGNGDSPGDNLGLTSNNWKLNGFTGSPGPNATYRDNVLASTGETFGTYNDPNYFYTDGEWTFFKCYRGLGGSENSGNPRVELREMSNGNLASWNGGSGNNTMTFTVRVDRLPQDADNNGGVLCFAQIHGPSNTVDDVIRVQFIGDENQTSGGVRMKISGYITEDVQGSSLIIDNGYQLDTSYTFKISYNNGVVKVFDGSNEIFSQAIGTNTSGNYFKVGNYLQSVQGASYTGSHGVVRIKNLSITH; translated from the coding sequence ATGAAGTATTTTTTAGTACAACAACATCAAAAATTAGTAAAAATTATCATGCTCATCGCTTTTATGCTGTGCTTTTCATGTCAAACAGACGAATTAGTACAAGTAGAAGAAGAAGCTACTATTGTTGATAACGGAAAAGTTCCACTAACGGCAAAAAACGGTGAAATTATCCCAATTAGCGTTTCTGCCAATGGCGATGACGGAAACGTTCCGCAGAATACACTAGATGGGAATTTAGGAACACGCTGGTCGTCCAACGGCTATAATGGAAAGTATATTACCTACGATTTAGGTTCGGTAAAATCGGTTTCGTCTGTAAAATTAGCTTTCTACAAAGGGAATCAGCGAAAAGCGTATTTTAAAATCAGAGTAGGAACCTCTATTTACAACTTGCAAACGGTTGTAGATAAAAAATCTTCGGGAAGTAGTGGAAACACAACGGGTTTAGAAACCTACACGTTTAATAGTGTAGATGTACGTTATGTACGAATTTCTTGTTTTGGAAATTCTTCAAGCTCTTGGAATAGTATTACAGAAACTGAAATTTATGGCGCTGGCGGAACAGATCCTGGAAACGGTGATTCTCCAGGAGATAATTTAGGATTAACTTCCAACAACTGGAAACTCAACGGATTTACAGGAAGTCCAGGTCCTAATGCAACGTATAGAGACAATGTATTGGCTTCCACAGGAGAAACTTTTGGCACGTATAACGATCCAAATTATTTCTACACTGATGGCGAATGGACGTTTTTTAAATGTTATAGAGGCTTAGGCGGTTCGGAAAATTCTGGAAACCCTAGAGTAGAACTCAGAGAGATGAGCAATGGAAACTTGGCAAGCTGGAATGGCGGTTCAGGAAATAACACCATGACATTTACCGTGAGAGTTGATCGATTGCCACAAGATGCAGACAATAATGGAGGCGTTTTATGTTTTGCGCAAATTCACGGACCTTCCAATACGGTGGATGATGTGATTAGAGTACAATTTATAGGAGATGAAAATCAAACTTCTGGAGGCGTACGAATGAAAATTAGTGGATACATCACAGAAGATGTTCAAGGAAGCAGTCTTATTATTGATAACGGATACCAACTTGATACAAGTTATACTTTTAAAATCTCTTACAACAACGGAGTCGTAAAAGTTTTTGATGGTTCTAATGAGATTTTCTCACAAGCAATTGGTACGAACACTTCTGGAAACTATTTTAAAGTAGGAAACTATCTGCAATCGGTTCAAGGAGCAAGTTATACAGGTTCTCATGGAGTTGTTCGAATTAAAAACTTGAGTATTACACATTAG